A window from Hemicordylus capensis ecotype Gifberg chromosome 2, rHemCap1.1.pri, whole genome shotgun sequence encodes these proteins:
- the LOC128347728 gene encoding 40S ribosomal protein S23: protein MGKCRGLRTARKLRSHRRDQKWHDKQYKKAHLGTALKANPFGGASHAKGIVLEKVGVEAKQPNSAIRKCVRVQLIKNGKKITAFVPNDGCLNFIEENDEVLVAGFGRAGHAVGDIPGVRFKVVKVANVSLLALYKGKKERPRS from the exons ATGG GCAAGTGTCGTGGGCTTCGTACCGCCAGGAAGCTGCGCAGTCACCGACGTGATCAGAAGTGGCATGACAAACAGTACAAGAAGGCCCATCTTGGCACTGCTTTGAAGGCCAACCCGTTTGGGGGAGCTTCCCATGCCAAAGGAATTGTCCTAGAGAAAGT TGGTGTAGAAGCTAAGCAGCCAAATTCTGCCATCAGGAAATGTGTCCGAGTCCAGCTGATCAAGAATGGCAAGAAAATAACGGCCTTTGTTCCTAATGATGGTTGTCTAAACTTCATTGAG GAGAATGATGAGGTTCTGGTTGCTGGCTTTGGTCGGGCAGGCCACGCTGTTGGTGACATCCCTGGAGTTCGTTTCAAGGTGGTCAAAGTAGCTAATGTCTCTCTATTAGCCTTGTACAAAGGCAAGAAGGAGAGACCAAGATCATAA
- the LOC128347727 gene encoding 40S ribosomal protein S23-like, whose translation MRLPEGTAEDCGSFFRVALGWTGGCRMGKCRGLRTARKLRSHRRDQKWHDKQYKKAHLGTALKANPFGGASHAKGIVLEKVGVEAKQPNSAIRKCVRVQLIKNGKKITAFVPNDGCLNFIEENDEVLVAGFGRAGHAVGDIPGVRFKVVKVANVSLLALYKGKKERPRS comes from the exons ATGAGGTTGCCTGAAGGGACCGCAGAGGATTGTGGGTCTTTCTTTCGGGTAGCTTTAGGCTGGACGGGCGGCTGCAGGATGG GCAAGTGCCGTGGGCTTCGTACTGCCAGGAAACTTCGCAGTCACCGCCGGGACCAGAAATGGCATGACAAACAATACAAGAAGGCCCATCTGGGCACTGCTTTGAAGGCCAACCCATTTGGGGGAGCGTCCCATGCCAAAGGAATTGTCCTGGAAAAAGT TGGTGTAGAAGCTAAGCAGCCAAATTCTGCCATCAGAAAGTGTGTCCGAGTCCAGCTGATCAAGAATGGCAAGAAAATAACAGCTTTTGTTCCTAATGATGGTTGTTTGAACTTCATTGAG GAAAATGATGAAGTTCTGGTTGCTGGCTTTGGTCGGGCGGGCCATGCTGTTGGTGACATTCCTGGAGTACGTTTCAAGGTGGTCAAAGTAGCTAATGTCTCTCTGTTAGCCTTGTACAAAGGCAAGAAGGAGAGACCAAGATCATAA